Proteins from one Listeria weihenstephanensis genomic window:
- the grpE gene encoding nucleotide exchange factor GrpE — translation MSEQKNKKEKVEQEIEKEAAEELNAVEEEMEVHNENVENEDVTLTEVEKRLLEIENKLEASEDRYLRLQADFENVKKRNIAERTANQKYRSQSIAEELLPALDGFQKALDTESDSEQMEALLTGMKMVYGQIMTALEKEGLEVIPALGEQFDPNFHQAVMQDNDETKESNEITMELQRGYKLKDRVIRPSMVKVNQ, via the coding sequence GTGTCTGAGCAAAAAAACAAAAAAGAAAAAGTAGAACAAGAAATCGAAAAAGAAGCAGCAGAAGAATTGAACGCAGTGGAAGAAGAGATGGAAGTTCACAATGAAAACGTGGAGAACGAGGATGTCACGTTGACAGAAGTTGAGAAACGTTTGCTAGAAATTGAAAACAAATTAGAAGCATCTGAGGATCGTTACTTGCGCTTGCAAGCCGATTTTGAGAATGTAAAAAAACGTAATATAGCGGAGCGTACGGCGAATCAGAAATACCGTTCGCAAAGCATTGCCGAAGAGTTACTGCCGGCGCTTGATGGTTTCCAGAAAGCATTGGATACTGAAAGTGACTCAGAGCAAATGGAAGCACTTTTAACCGGTATGAAAATGGTGTATGGCCAGATCATGACGGCGCTTGAAAAGGAAGGTTTGGAAGTAATTCCCGCACTCGGCGAGCAATTTGACCCGAATTTCCATCAAGCGGTAATGCAAGATAATGATGAAACAAAAGAAAGCAATGAAATCACGATGGAGCTGCAAAGAGGGTACAAGCTGAAAGATCGCGTTATCCGCCCATCGATGGTAAAAGTAAACCAATAA
- the hrcA gene encoding heat-inducible transcriptional repressor HrcA: MLTERQLLIFRAIIDHFIETVQPVGSKNLLKENNLPFSSATIRNEMSVLEEHGFIEKTHSSSGRIPSEKGYRFYVDYLLEPHKLDKKDIMSIQSLFSETYFEMEQLIQKSAFMLSDLTNYTSILLGPASKQNRLSGFRFVPINRNQAMLILITDQGHIDNHVVSIPETMTPSDMERVVNILNERLVGLPLDQMNAKIPAEVADLLRTNVVNHELMLSVLKESFQQISKEKVYFGGKTNILNQPEFHDFEKVRELLRLMDQEKDVYQLFSDLPKGLNVKIGTEINNHLMDNCSIITATYSIANEHVGGIVLLGPTRMEYDRMIGLVDLVSRDLTTVLTKLYHDNQK, encoded by the coding sequence ATGTTAACGGAAAGGCAATTGTTGATCTTTCGTGCCATTATCGACCATTTCATCGAGACTGTGCAACCAGTTGGATCCAAGAATTTGCTGAAGGAGAATAACTTACCATTTAGCTCAGCGACGATCCGCAATGAGATGAGCGTTTTAGAAGAACATGGCTTTATTGAAAAGACGCATTCTTCATCTGGACGTATTCCTTCTGAGAAAGGCTATCGTTTTTATGTGGATTATTTACTCGAACCGCACAAGTTGGATAAGAAAGATATCATGTCGATTCAGTCGCTTTTTTCGGAGACTTACTTTGAAATGGAGCAACTTATCCAGAAATCAGCCTTTATGTTATCGGATTTGACGAATTATACATCGATTTTACTTGGCCCAGCGTCGAAACAAAATCGATTGAGCGGATTCCGATTTGTACCAATAAATCGAAATCAAGCGATGCTAATTCTAATCACCGATCAAGGGCATATTGATAATCATGTGGTGAGTATCCCTGAAACGATGACGCCGAGTGACATGGAGCGAGTCGTTAATATTTTGAATGAGCGTTTGGTGGGACTTCCTTTGGATCAAATGAATGCTAAGATTCCAGCAGAGGTCGCAGATTTACTTCGCACCAATGTTGTGAATCACGAGTTGATGCTTTCGGTTTTGAAAGAATCATTTCAGCAAATCAGCAAAGAAAAAGTATATTTTGGTGGAAAAACGAATATTTTGAACCAACCTGAGTTTCATGATTTTGAAAAAGTTCGTGAGTTACTAAGATTGATGGATCAGGAAAAGGATGTGTATCAGCTCTTTTCTGATCTTCCAAAAGGTCTAAATGTGAAAATCGGTACGGAAATCAATAATCATTTGATGGACAATTGTAGTATTATTACTGCGACGTACAGTATCGCGAATGAGCATGTAGGAGGCATTGTCCTTCTAGGTCCGACCCGAATGGAGTACGATCGCATGATAGGTTTAGTTGATCTCGTCAGTCGGGATTTGACTACCGTTTTAACAAAGCTTTATCATGATAATCAAAAATAG
- the hemW gene encoding radical SAM family heme chaperone HemW, with protein sequence MTAVYIHIPFCEHICYYCDFNKVFLEGQPVDEYVDLLIKEMEMVTSKHTMEPVETVFVGGGTPTTLTEQQLAKLCSAVQRIFPMTEDAEFSFEANPGDLTISKLQVMKDHGVNRLSMGVQSFNNELLKKIGRIHTVDDVYQSVNNAKQVGFENVSIDLIFSLPGQTEADFEDTLTKALDLDLPHYSAYSLIIEPKTIFYNLMQKGKLMLPGEDAEANMYEMLMTTMEKHGRKQYEISNFAKPGYESRHNIVYWSNEHYYGFGAGAHGYIGETRYSNYGPIKKYMQPLENNELPLFQQKELTMKEKMEEEMFLGLRKVAGVDKMHFKNKFGQELDITFGHAIDKTIEKGWLESTSESVRLTRRGRFLGNNVFQEFL encoded by the coding sequence ATGACGGCTGTATATATTCACATTCCTTTTTGCGAGCATATTTGTTATTACTGCGATTTTAATAAAGTTTTTTTAGAAGGGCAACCAGTGGATGAATATGTGGATTTATTAATTAAAGAAATGGAAATGGTGACAAGCAAGCATACAATGGAGCCGGTTGAGACGGTTTTTGTGGGTGGTGGGACTCCGACGACGCTTACCGAGCAACAACTGGCTAAGTTGTGTTCGGCGGTACAGCGCATTTTTCCAATGACAGAAGACGCTGAATTTAGTTTTGAAGCGAATCCTGGAGATTTAACGATCAGTAAACTGCAAGTGATGAAGGACCACGGTGTTAATCGTTTGAGTATGGGAGTCCAAAGTTTTAATAATGAGCTCTTAAAAAAAATAGGGCGTATTCATACGGTGGACGATGTTTATCAATCTGTAAATAATGCTAAGCAAGTAGGTTTTGAGAACGTTAGTATCGATCTTATTTTTAGTTTGCCAGGTCAAACGGAAGCGGATTTTGAGGATACACTGACGAAGGCACTTGACCTTGATTTGCCACATTACTCTGCCTATTCCTTAATTATCGAGCCGAAAACGATTTTCTATAATCTAATGCAAAAAGGAAAACTGATGCTTCCAGGTGAAGATGCTGAGGCGAACATGTATGAAATGTTGATGACGACGATGGAAAAACATGGCCGTAAACAGTATGAGATTAGTAATTTTGCAAAACCTGGTTATGAAAGCCGTCATAATATTGTGTATTGGAGCAACGAGCATTATTATGGTTTTGGTGCAGGCGCACATGGTTATATTGGCGAAACACGTTATTCGAACTACGGCCCCATCAAAAAATACATGCAACCGCTAGAAAATAACGAACTTCCGCTTTTTCAGCAAAAGGAATTAACCATGAAAGAAAAAATGGAAGAAGAGATGTTTCTTGGTTTGCGCAAAGTTGCTGGTGTGGATAAAATGCATTTTAAAAATAAATTTGGACAAGAACTGGATATAACATTTGGACACGCGATTGATAAGACAATCGAAAAAGGCTGGTTGGAATCAACATCAGAAAGTGTCCGTTTAACGCGAAGAGGGCGTTTTTTAGGGAATAATGTTTTTCAAGAGTTTTTATAA
- the lepA gene encoding translation elongation factor 4 produces MKKEEMLERQKKIRNFSIIAHIDHGKSTLADRILEMTNALTHREMKAQLLDSMDLERERGITIKLNAVELSYNAKDGETYIFHLIDTPGHVDFTYEVSRSLAACEGAILVVDAAQGIEAQTLANVYLALDNDLEIMPVINKIDLPAAEPERVRGEIEDVIGLDASDAVLASAKSGIGIEEILEQVVAKIPAPTGDIDAPLKALIFDSVFDAYRGVIANIRIMDGVVKAGDKIRMMANGREFEVTEVGVFTPKATPRDQLMVGDVGYLTAAIKNVSDTSVGDTITLANNPASEALPGYRKLNPMVYCGLYPIDSAKYNDLRDALEKLELNDSALQYEAETSQALGFGFRCGFLGLLHMEIIQERIEREFNIDLITTAPSVIYHVNLTDGSMVVVDNPAEMPEQGVIESVEEPYVKATIMVPNDYVGAVMELAQNKRGNFMTMEYLDDIRVSVIYEMPLSEIVYDFFDQLKSGTKGYASFDYELIGYRESKLVKMDIVLNNEKVDALSFIVHRDFSYDRGKIIVEKLKELIPRQQFEVPIQAAISTKIVARSTIKALRKNVLAKCYGGDVSRKRKLLEKQKEGKKRMKSIGSVDVPQEAFMAILKMDDK; encoded by the coding sequence ATGAAGAAGGAAGAAATGCTAGAAAGACAAAAGAAAATAAGAAATTTTTCGATAATAGCGCATATTGATCATGGTAAATCAACGCTTGCCGATCGTATTCTCGAAATGACGAATGCACTCACGCATCGTGAAATGAAAGCACAACTGCTCGATTCGATGGACTTGGAGCGCGAGCGGGGCATTACTATTAAGTTGAATGCTGTGGAATTATCGTATAATGCCAAAGATGGCGAAACATATATTTTTCACTTAATTGATACACCAGGGCATGTCGATTTTACGTATGAAGTATCGCGTAGTTTGGCGGCGTGTGAAGGTGCAATTCTAGTAGTAGATGCGGCGCAAGGGATTGAGGCGCAGACACTTGCTAATGTTTATTTGGCGCTAGATAATGATTTGGAAATTATGCCAGTTATCAACAAAATTGATTTGCCAGCAGCGGAACCAGAACGTGTTCGTGGAGAAATTGAAGATGTTATAGGGCTAGATGCATCGGATGCTGTACTCGCGTCTGCTAAATCGGGCATTGGAATTGAAGAAATTTTAGAGCAAGTGGTAGCGAAGATTCCAGCACCAACGGGAGATATTGATGCGCCGCTAAAAGCACTTATTTTTGATTCTGTGTTTGATGCGTATCGTGGTGTTATCGCGAATATTCGTATTATGGATGGTGTTGTTAAAGCCGGTGACAAGATTCGAATGATGGCGAATGGTCGTGAATTCGAGGTTACTGAAGTTGGTGTGTTTACGCCAAAAGCGACGCCGAGAGATCAGTTAATGGTTGGAGATGTTGGTTATTTGACGGCTGCTATTAAGAATGTTAGCGATACAAGTGTTGGGGATACGATCACACTTGCCAATAACCCAGCATCCGAGGCATTGCCAGGTTATCGTAAATTAAATCCGATGGTATATTGTGGTTTATACCCTATTGATTCGGCGAAATACAATGATCTACGTGATGCGCTTGAAAAATTAGAATTGAATGACTCGGCCTTACAATACGAAGCAGAGACATCTCAAGCTTTAGGTTTTGGTTTCCGTTGTGGGTTCCTTGGGTTGCTTCATATGGAAATCATTCAAGAGCGTATTGAGCGTGAATTTAATATCGATCTAATTACGACGGCGCCAAGTGTTATTTATCACGTGAACTTGACGGATGGATCGATGGTTGTTGTTGATAATCCAGCAGAAATGCCAGAGCAAGGTGTTATAGAGTCTGTGGAAGAACCTTACGTTAAGGCGACAATTATGGTACCAAATGATTACGTGGGTGCTGTCATGGAGCTTGCTCAAAATAAACGTGGTAATTTCATGACGATGGAGTATCTAGACGATATTCGTGTCAGCGTTATTTACGAAATGCCACTTTCTGAAATTGTGTATGACTTCTTTGATCAATTGAAATCAGGTACAAAAGGGTATGCGTCGTTCGATTATGAACTTATTGGCTACCGCGAATCTAAACTTGTGAAGATGGATATCGTGTTAAACAATGAAAAAGTCGATGCGCTTAGCTTTATTGTTCACCGTGACTTCTCGTATGATCGCGGAAAAATTATCGTAGAAAAACTAAAAGAATTGATTCCAAGACAACAATTTGAAGTGCCAATTCAAGCGGCTATTAGCACTAAGATTGTGGCGCGTTCGACGATTAAAGCGCTCCGTAAAAACGTCCTTGCCAAATGTTATGGTGGAGATGTATCGCGGAAACGGAAACTTTTAGAGAAGCAAAAAGAAGGTAAGAAACGTATGAAATCTATTGGTTCTGTAGATGTTCCGCAAGAAGCATTTATGGCAATTCTAAAAATGGATGATAAATAA
- the rpsT gene encoding 30S ribosomal protein S20 — protein sequence MPNIKSAIKRVRTTETRNSRNTSQRTAMRTAVKKFEQAAENNAENAKELYVEASKKLDSAVSKGLLHKNNAARNKSRLAKKLAK from the coding sequence ATGCCAAATATTAAATCAGCAATCAAACGAGTAAGAACAACTGAAACTCGCAATAGCCGTAATACTTCTCAACGTACTGCAATGCGTACAGCTGTTAAAAAATTCGAACAAGCTGCAGAAAACAATGCAGAAAACGCGAAAGAACTTTACGTTGAAGCTAGCAAAAAATTAGACAGCGCGGTAAGCAAAGGTCTACTTCACAAAAACAATGCAGCACGTAATAAATCTCGTTTAGCTAAAAAACTAGCTAAATAA
- the holA gene encoding DNA polymerase III subunit delta, producing the protein MIAEWKKIEKKQFAPVYLIIGTEDYIINETKKRLVTGILDAEDTDFNYANFDLEETAIEQVVEEAETIPFFGDRRLIIASNPTFLTTEKTKSKIEHRTARLEDYLNEPVDYSILVFVARVEKLDERKKLTKLIKKQATIIDAKRPNEAELRKWLQGVTDANEFQMDNAATNRLIELTGGQLTTAMNELDKLMLYKLDERAIHTTDVESLVVRSLEQNIFLLLDKMIALDISGALSIYYDLLKQKEEPIKILALIASQFRLLTQIKLLEKQGFSQQQIAQKLKVHPFRVKVGARQAKSFSYQELTATLERLAQMDFEMKTGYGDKSQKLEWFLFSLQDQRKLQR; encoded by the coding sequence ATGATTGCAGAATGGAAGAAAATAGAGAAGAAACAATTTGCACCTGTTTATCTAATTATTGGGACAGAGGACTATATTATTAACGAAACGAAAAAGCGCCTTGTCACAGGTATCTTAGATGCAGAAGATACAGATTTTAATTATGCGAATTTTGATTTGGAAGAAACAGCAATTGAGCAAGTTGTGGAAGAGGCAGAAACAATCCCTTTCTTCGGCGATCGGCGTCTTATTATTGCATCTAATCCAACATTTTTAACGACGGAAAAAACAAAGAGTAAAATCGAGCATCGAACGGCGAGACTAGAAGATTATTTGAACGAACCAGTGGATTATTCCATTTTAGTTTTTGTTGCGAGGGTAGAAAAACTAGATGAACGAAAAAAACTCACCAAACTAATCAAGAAACAAGCGACAATAATTGATGCGAAGCGCCCAAACGAAGCCGAATTACGAAAGTGGCTACAAGGTGTAACGGATGCCAACGAATTCCAAATGGACAACGCAGCTACAAATCGACTTATCGAACTAACAGGGGGCCAATTAACAACGGCGATGAATGAATTAGATAAACTGATGCTCTACAAACTAGATGAGCGGGCTATCCATACAACTGATGTTGAAAGCTTAGTTGTGAGATCACTTGAACAAAATATTTTCTTGCTACTCGACAAAATGATAGCTCTAGATATCAGTGGAGCACTGAGTATTTATTACGATCTCTTAAAACAAAAAGAAGAACCAATCAAAATATTGGCCCTCATTGCTAGCCAGTTCCGTTTACTGACCCAAATTAAATTATTAGAAAAACAAGGATTTAGTCAACAACAAATAGCCCAAAAATTAAAAGTTCACCCGTTTCGAGTCAAAGTAGGCGCTAGACAAGCTAAAAGTTTCTCCTATCAAGAACTAACAGCAACCTTAGAAAGACTAGCGCAAATGGACTTCGAAATGAAAACTGGCTATGGAGACAAATCTCAAAAACTAGAATGGTTCCTATTCTCCCTACAAGACCAAAGAAAACTACAACGATAG
- a CDS encoding DNA internalization-related competence protein ComEC/Rec2: protein MAIILAVLCLSISTNILLLLGILLVISFLFKRSKLVVFFSLTLVAGGFFWFSDNQNSSQHAAGELTGTVTLNDGIVIDGDAFRAQVLYQGERFQLSYKITSEQEQKEFMKLNYGDQLQVAGELEAPEQNRNKNQFNYQAFLYRKQVHWLLKTNTVQPMAGKSTSWIYSLKNFRKKQLEKIDTEMDPQIAPYIASLIYGDRSYVETSVYESYQRLGVVHLLAISGLHVNLIISGLLLLLRRLGFQIEKTAIIVMCLLPLYCFMTGGNAPVVRAAIMTICLMAGRLSPIRVTSLQALCASFILVFLFNPYSIFEIGFQLSYAVSFAIILSGRKILRKVSSSILSSLYISLISTVSGIAVMSYHFYEFSIVGVFLNIIYVPLFTFILLPLSFLAIFCLNIAPFLLFIPSVIMKMAVNISESLATLLQKIPFTTWITGRPDQILLLLLIIFTIYFFYSWEKTGKAYRYLIPICLCLLIGTINITGKVSFIDVGQGDSVLIQLPWNKGTYVIDVGGQMAFEKEAWAERKEPFSVGKNIVTPVLKANGISKVDKLIVTHSDADHMEGLIDVGKAIQIKELIYAEGAETKGIMKKALQALPNIPAKAILSGYRWKKGDATFQVISPTKKGEGGNNDSIVISALLDQKRWLFTGDIEKETEQALLEDPLIKADILKVGHHGSKTSTTPTFIDKVEPSISIISCGVANRFGHPREETLATLRNSNTTIYRTDLQGEIIYTFSKGFTFGIE, encoded by the coding sequence ATGGCTATTATCCTCGCTGTCTTATGTTTATCCATTTCAACAAATATTCTTCTGTTACTTGGTATTCTACTCGTTATCTCGTTTCTGTTTAAGCGATCTAAGCTAGTAGTCTTTTTCAGTCTTACCCTTGTAGCAGGAGGTTTTTTCTGGTTTTCAGACAATCAAAATAGTTCACAACATGCGGCTGGTGAACTTACAGGAACTGTTACTTTAAATGATGGTATTGTCATTGACGGGGACGCTTTTCGTGCCCAAGTTTTATATCAAGGGGAGCGATTCCAACTAAGCTATAAAATAACATCAGAACAAGAACAAAAAGAATTCATGAAGTTAAACTATGGCGACCAATTGCAAGTAGCTGGTGAATTAGAAGCTCCTGAACAAAACCGGAATAAGAATCAATTCAACTATCAAGCCTTTTTGTACCGAAAGCAAGTTCATTGGCTATTAAAAACGAATACCGTACAACCAATGGCTGGAAAAAGCACATCATGGATCTATAGTTTAAAAAATTTTCGGAAAAAACAATTGGAAAAGATCGACACAGAAATGGACCCCCAAATTGCTCCATACATCGCCTCCCTAATATATGGAGATAGAAGTTACGTGGAAACATCGGTTTATGAGAGTTACCAACGTCTTGGTGTGGTTCATTTGCTGGCGATTTCTGGATTGCACGTGAACTTAATTATCTCAGGATTATTGTTGTTACTAAGGCGCTTAGGTTTTCAAATTGAAAAAACAGCCATTATCGTAATGTGTTTATTACCGCTCTATTGTTTTATGACTGGCGGAAATGCCCCAGTTGTTCGCGCAGCAATAATGACTATTTGTCTGATGGCAGGACGATTATCACCAATACGCGTGACATCACTTCAAGCGTTATGTGCTAGTTTTATTTTAGTTTTCCTGTTCAATCCATATAGTATTTTTGAAATTGGTTTCCAACTTTCTTATGCCGTTTCATTTGCCATTATATTATCTGGCCGGAAAATTTTGCGCAAGGTATCGTCGTCTATACTCAGTTCTCTTTATATCTCGCTGATTTCTACTGTCTCAGGAATCGCTGTCATGAGCTATCATTTTTATGAGTTCTCGATTGTAGGCGTGTTTCTAAATATTATTTATGTGCCACTATTCACGTTTATCTTATTACCACTAAGTTTCTTAGCGATATTTTGTCTAAACATAGCTCCATTTTTACTTTTCATCCCGTCTGTGATTATGAAAATGGCAGTAAATATATCGGAATCACTCGCCACACTCCTACAAAAAATTCCCTTCACAACATGGATAACAGGAAGGCCAGATCAAATTTTACTGTTACTATTAATCATTTTTACCATTTACTTTTTCTATAGTTGGGAGAAAACAGGTAAAGCATATCGCTATCTGATTCCAATATGTCTATGCCTTCTTATCGGGACGATTAATATAACCGGTAAAGTATCGTTTATCGATGTTGGACAAGGTGACAGCGTTCTGATTCAATTGCCGTGGAATAAAGGAACGTATGTGATTGATGTAGGCGGGCAAATGGCTTTTGAAAAAGAAGCATGGGCGGAGCGTAAAGAGCCATTCTCCGTAGGGAAAAATATTGTGACACCAGTCTTAAAAGCCAATGGGATTTCGAAAGTCGATAAACTAATCGTGACACATAGTGATGCTGATCATATGGAAGGGCTCATTGATGTCGGAAAAGCGATCCAAATCAAGGAATTAATTTATGCAGAGGGCGCCGAAACAAAAGGTATTATGAAAAAAGCCCTTCAAGCTCTTCCAAATATCCCTGCAAAAGCGATACTATCCGGTTACAGATGGAAGAAAGGGGATGCCACTTTCCAAGTTATCAGTCCAACTAAGAAAGGCGAAGGCGGTAACAATGATTCCATCGTTATTTCAGCTCTATTAGATCAAAAAAGGTGGTTGTTTACAGGCGATATTGAGAAGGAAACAGAACAAGCCTTGTTGGAAGATCCTTTAATAAAAGCAGATATCTTAAAAGTTGGGCATCACGGTAGTAAAACATCAACCACCCCAACATTTATCGATAAAGTAGAGCCATCAATATCCATTATTTCTTGCGGTGTTGCCAATCGGTTTGGCCATCCACGTGAAGAAACCTTAGCAACCTTACGAAATTCTAATACGACCATATATCGTACAGATCTCCAAGGTGAGATTATCTACACTTTTTCGAAGGGATTTACCTTTGGGATAGAGTGA
- a CDS encoding ComEA family DNA-binding protein, producing MLEKWQAYKKYIIGVAVLLVAIGLFFFNQDQEEAAVPTAAVAKEETPVKEAKGTDVVSTKMLIVDVKGAVNKPGVYELAPDSRVKDAILKAGGLSSEADVKLLNMAQKVTDEMVVYAGKVGEEGLTPVTTTAGAEATGTDSSKININTADATALQTIPGIGAVKAQAIIDHREKEGLFTTIADLAKVSGIGAKTVERLSEHITVE from the coding sequence ATGTTGGAAAAATGGCAAGCTTACAAGAAATATATCATTGGTGTCGCGGTATTACTCGTAGCTATCGGTCTATTCTTTTTTAATCAGGATCAAGAGGAAGCCGCAGTCCCAACGGCAGCCGTGGCAAAAGAGGAAACACCAGTAAAGGAAGCGAAAGGTACAGATGTAGTGTCGACAAAGATGCTCATTGTCGATGTAAAAGGCGCTGTAAATAAGCCAGGCGTTTACGAACTGGCTCCGGATAGTCGCGTGAAAGATGCTATTTTAAAAGCAGGCGGTTTGTCATCAGAAGCAGATGTGAAGCTGTTAAACATGGCTCAAAAAGTGACGGATGAGATGGTTGTCTATGCAGGGAAAGTAGGCGAAGAAGGTCTAACCCCGGTGACAACAACAGCTGGTGCAGAGGCGACAGGCACAGATAGCAGTAAAATCAATATAAACACAGCAGACGCAACAGCATTACAGACTATCCCAGGAATCGGAGCAGTAAAAGCCCAAGCTATCATAGATCATCGCGAAAAAGAAGGACTATTTACAACCATCGCTGACCTTGCAAAAGTATCAGGAATTGGTGCTAAAACAGTAGAACGATTGAGTGAACATATTACAGTGGAGTGA
- a CDS encoding class I SAM-dependent DNA methyltransferase: MSYEYFPNFYDLLMDEELYDDWFSFATPYLPKEGGKVLDVACGTAELAVRLAKRGFEVTGVDLSEEMLSVASEKAFQEEVPLTLLQQDMSELEKLDTFDLVTCFCDSLNYLETEEAVHGTLRSVYANLKEDGIFLFDVHSVYKIDQLFKDYSYGDSDEEVSCIWNSFEGEFPHSVEHELTFFKQNENGSYDRFDELHKERTYPVEWYKKAIEAAGFRKIKICADFTDFEPTETSERIFFICEK, encoded by the coding sequence ATGAGTTATGAATATTTCCCGAATTTCTATGATCTCCTGATGGACGAGGAGCTGTATGACGACTGGTTTTCATTCGCGACGCCCTATTTGCCAAAAGAAGGCGGAAAAGTGCTTGACGTCGCTTGTGGGACCGCTGAGCTTGCTGTGCGTCTAGCTAAGCGTGGATTTGAAGTCACAGGTGTAGATTTATCCGAAGAAATGCTGAGTGTGGCAAGTGAAAAGGCATTTCAGGAAGAAGTTCCTTTAACGTTATTGCAGCAGGATATGTCAGAGCTGGAAAAACTAGACACATTTGATCTAGTGACGTGCTTTTGTGATTCACTAAACTATTTGGAGACGGAAGAGGCTGTTCATGGGACGTTGCGCAGTGTATATGCTAATTTAAAAGAAGACGGCATATTTTTGTTTGACGTTCATTCTGTCTATAAAATAGACCAACTTTTCAAGGATTATAGTTATGGTGACAGTGATGAGGAGGTTTCGTGCATTTGGAATTCGTTTGAAGGTGAGTTTCCGCATTCCGTTGAACATGAACTAACATTTTTCAAACAAAACGAGAACGGTAGCTACGATCGCTTTGACGAGCTACATAAAGAGCGTACTTACCCCGTAGAATGGTACAAAAAAGCAATAGAAGCAGCGGGATTTCGTAAAATAAAAATTTGCGCGGATTTCACAGATTTTGAACCCACTGAAACAAGCGAAAGAATCTTTTTCATATGTGAGAAATGA
- the rsfS gene encoding ribosome silencing factor, producing MKSHDLLMLTAKAADDKRAEDILALNMEGLSAFADYFVICHGNSDKQVQAIAQEIKEQANKNDVEVKRLEGFDAAKWILIDLGDVIVHVFHKDERSYYNLEKLWGDAPLEDVREAFTV from the coding sequence TTGAAAAGTCATGATTTATTAATGTTAACCGCAAAAGCAGCGGACGATAAACGCGCAGAGGACATTTTAGCGCTGAATATGGAAGGACTATCCGCATTTGCCGATTATTTCGTCATTTGCCATGGTAACTCCGACAAACAAGTACAAGCCATTGCCCAAGAAATCAAAGAACAAGCGAACAAAAACGATGTAGAAGTGAAACGTTTGGAAGGCTTCGACGCTGCCAAATGGATCTTAATCGACCTAGGAGACGTTATCGTTCACGTTTTCCATAAGGATGAGCGTAGTTACTACAATCTTGAAAAACTATGGGGAGATGCTCCGCTTGAAGATGTACGCGAAGCATTTACTGTATAA
- the yqeK gene encoding bis(5'-nucleosyl)-tetraphosphatase (symmetrical) YqeK: MNREEILEAVKEAMPEKRFIHTLGVEKTALELADHYKIDRNKVSLAALLHDYAKYMDKEAMMAVMVEQKMDPKLFTYNQELWHAPVGAFFAKTKFDVDDEDVLQAISCHTTGNAAMTTLDKILYLADYTEPNRSFPGVYKARRLSFDSLDKAMLFALANTITFLITKRQPIFPDTFDAYNYFARLQIEGEV, translated from the coding sequence ATGAATAGAGAAGAAATATTAGAAGCAGTCAAAGAAGCGATGCCTGAAAAACGTTTTATTCATACACTTGGCGTTGAAAAAACAGCTTTAGAGCTTGCCGATCACTATAAAATAGATCGAAACAAAGTGAGCCTTGCTGCGCTGTTACATGATTATGCAAAATATATGGACAAAGAAGCGATGATGGCCGTTATGGTGGAACAAAAAATGGATCCGAAATTATTCACCTACAATCAAGAACTTTGGCATGCACCAGTTGGCGCGTTTTTTGCCAAGACAAAATTTGATGTAGATGATGAGGATGTTTTGCAAGCTATTTCTTGCCATACGACAGGAAACGCAGCGATGACAACACTCGACAAAATTCTTTATTTAGCTGATTATACAGAACCGAATCGCTCTTTCCCAGGAGTTTACAAAGCGCGTCGTCTTTCTTTTGACTCGCTTGATAAGGCTATGTTATTTGCTTTGGCGAACACAATCACGTTTTTAATTACGAAAAGACAACCCATTTTTCCAGATACATTCGATGCTTACAACTATTTTGCACGTTTACAAATTGAAGGTGAGGTATAA